A genomic region of Trichothermofontia sichuanensis B231 contains the following coding sequences:
- a CDS encoding riboflavin synthase, which produces MTNPTLHSPLVTEIEMFTGLVQAIGSLERVGSDQLQITCWPPGRELILGDLAIGDSVAVDGVCLTVVAILPTGFRATASPETLRRTTLGAQTAPVNLETALRVGGKLGGHFVTGHVDGVGILRSAHPTGSSWAISIEAPAVVARYIIPKGSIAVNGISLTVAECDAVGTHFQVAVIPQTYQETTLRFLQPGDRVNLEADVLGKYVEKFLALGGPVAARTAMTTLDATEPALPQPAITDAFLQEHGYY; this is translated from the coding sequence GTGACCAACCCTACACTCCATAGCCCCCTTGTGACGGAGATCGAGATGTTTACAGGGTTAGTCCAGGCGATCGGCAGCCTAGAGCGGGTCGGTAGTGACCAATTACAGATTACCTGTTGGCCCCCTGGCCGGGAACTGATCCTGGGGGATTTGGCGATCGGGGACAGTGTGGCGGTGGATGGGGTCTGCCTGACGGTGGTGGCGATCCTGCCAACGGGTTTTCGGGCAACTGCCTCTCCGGAAACCTTACGGCGCACGACGCTGGGAGCGCAAACGGCGCCGGTCAACCTAGAGACGGCCCTGCGGGTGGGCGGCAAATTGGGGGGGCATTTCGTGACTGGCCATGTCGATGGTGTGGGCATCCTGCGATCGGCACACCCAACGGGGAGTTCCTGGGCAATTAGCATCGAAGCCCCAGCCGTCGTCGCTCGCTACATCATCCCTAAGGGGAGCATTGCGGTGAATGGCATCAGCCTGACCGTGGCTGAGTGTGATGCGGTGGGCACCCACTTCCAGGTGGCGGTGATCCCTCAGACCTATCAGGAGACCACGCTACGGTTTTTACAACCGGGCGATCGGGTCAATTTGGAGGCCGATGTGTTAGGCAAATATGTTGAAAAGTTTCTAGCACTTGGGGGGCCAGTGGCTGCTAGAACGGCGATGACAACGCTTGACGCCACTGAACCCGCCCTGCCGCAACCCGCTATTACCGATGCTTTTCTGCAAGAGCATGGCT